From the genome of Triticum aestivum cultivar Chinese Spring chromosome 3B, IWGSC CS RefSeq v2.1, whole genome shotgun sequence, one region includes:
- the LOC123069584 gene encoding probable serine/threonine-protein kinase PBL7 isoform X1 has protein sequence MGFLSCLFRCPEEEERVVKEHDDDEDSGGIDHGVASESSESAPLKTESAHMEGIQRNGTHNEATIFTLRELVDATKNFSKDFQLGRGGFGCVYKAHLNDGQVVAVKQLDLNGLQGNREFLVEVLMLNLLHHPNLVNLIGYCVDGDQRLLVYEYMPLGSLEDHLHDLPPNKEPLDWTTRMKIAAGAAAGLEYLHDKANPPVIYRDIKPSNILLSEGYHAKLSDFGLAKLGPVGDKTHVTTRVMGTYGYCAPEYAATGQLTVKSDIYSFGVVFLELITGRRALDSNRPREEQDLVSWARPLFKDQRKFPKMADPLLRGRFPKRGLYQALAIAAMCLQEKSRNRPLIREVAAALSYLSSQTYDGNDAAVRRYLDGPSTSKVSDDQVNQDDALASQHGAQTWMHDRMNDLVPEGKEHCRSGSNRGVRGRVVPNGVDRDRALADANVWAEAWRRHEKASKVRVTDEILG, from the exons ATGGGCTTCTTGTCGTGCCTGTTCCGGTGccccgaggaggaggagcgggtggTGAAGGAGCACGATGACGACGAGGACTCCGGCGGAATCGACCATGGAGTGGCTTCAG AGTCATCAGAAAGTGCCCCACTGAAGACTGAATCCGCACATATGGAAGGAATCCAGAGAAATGGCACACATAATGAGGCGACGATCTTCACTTTGCGTGAGCTCGTTGATGCCACCAAAAACTTCAGCAAGGATTTTCAGTTGGGGCGAGGAGGATTTGGTTGTGTGTATAAAGCACATCTGAATGATGGTCAG GTTGTTGCAGTCAAACAACTTGATCTAAATGGGCTTCAGGGGAACCGAGAATTCCTTGTGGAGGTTCTCATGCTCAACCTCTTGCATCACCCTAACCTTGTCAATTTGATAGGGTACTGTGTTGACGGTGATCAACGCTTGCTCGTTTATGAATATATGCCATTGGGATCACTAGAAGACCATCTGCACG ACCTTCCACCCAATAAAGAACCTCTAGATTGGACAACACGGATGAAGATAGCTGCGGGTGCAGCTGCTGGTTTGGAATACCTACATGATAAGGCAAATCCACCAGTTATTTACCGAGATATTAAGCCATCAAACATTCTTCTTTCTGAAGGGTATCATGCGAAGTTGTCTGACTTTGGACTTGCTAAACTTGGTCCTGTGGGTGATAAGACTCATGTGACAACCCGTGTCATGGGGACCTATGGCTATTGTGCTCCTGAGTACGCTGCGACTGGACAGCTAACGGTTAAGTCTGACATCTATAGTTTTGGTGTGGTGTTCCTCGAGCTAATTACAGGACGAAGGGCACTCGATAGCAATCGGCCTCGTGAGGAACAGGACTTGGTCTCATGG GCCCGTCCATTGTTCAAAGACCAAAGGAAATTTCCAAAGATGGCTGATCCTTTGCTGCGTGGCCGCTTTCCAAAGAGGGGTTTGTACCAGGCCTTGGCTATTGCAGCGATGTGTTTGCAGGAGAAGTCAAGGAATCGCCCTCTGATTAGGGAAGTTGCTGCCGCTCTCTCCTATTTGTCATCACAAACATACGATGGGAATGACGCTGCTGTTCGTCGTTACCTTGATGGCCCTTCGACATCAAAAGTGTCAGACGATCAGGTTAACCAAGATGATGCTTTGGCTAGTCAACATGGAGCTCAAACATGGATGCATGACCGTATGAATGACCTTGTTCCAGAAGGAAAAGAACATTGCAGGAGTGGCTCCAATCGTGGAGTACGAGGCAGGGTTGTTCCAAACGGTGTCGACCGAGACCGTGCACTTGCAGACGCGAATGTCTGGGCCGAGGCTTGGAGACGCCACGAGAAGGCAAGCAAAGTGCGTGTAACCGATGAAATCCTCGGATAG
- the LOC123069584 gene encoding probable serine/threonine-protein kinase PBL7 isoform X2 has protein sequence MGFLSCLFRCPEEEERVVKEHDDDEDSGGIDHGVASESAPLKTESAHMEGIQRNGTHNEATIFTLRELVDATKNFSKDFQLGRGGFGCVYKAHLNDGQVVAVKQLDLNGLQGNREFLVEVLMLNLLHHPNLVNLIGYCVDGDQRLLVYEYMPLGSLEDHLHDLPPNKEPLDWTTRMKIAAGAAAGLEYLHDKANPPVIYRDIKPSNILLSEGYHAKLSDFGLAKLGPVGDKTHVTTRVMGTYGYCAPEYAATGQLTVKSDIYSFGVVFLELITGRRALDSNRPREEQDLVSWARPLFKDQRKFPKMADPLLRGRFPKRGLYQALAIAAMCLQEKSRNRPLIREVAAALSYLSSQTYDGNDAAVRRYLDGPSTSKVSDDQVNQDDALASQHGAQTWMHDRMNDLVPEGKEHCRSGSNRGVRGRVVPNGVDRDRALADANVWAEAWRRHEKASKVRVTDEILG, from the exons ATGGGCTTCTTGTCGTGCCTGTTCCGGTGccccgaggaggaggagcgggtggTGAAGGAGCACGATGACGACGAGGACTCCGGCGGAATCGACCATGGAGTGGCTTCAG AAAGTGCCCCACTGAAGACTGAATCCGCACATATGGAAGGAATCCAGAGAAATGGCACACATAATGAGGCGACGATCTTCACTTTGCGTGAGCTCGTTGATGCCACCAAAAACTTCAGCAAGGATTTTCAGTTGGGGCGAGGAGGATTTGGTTGTGTGTATAAAGCACATCTGAATGATGGTCAG GTTGTTGCAGTCAAACAACTTGATCTAAATGGGCTTCAGGGGAACCGAGAATTCCTTGTGGAGGTTCTCATGCTCAACCTCTTGCATCACCCTAACCTTGTCAATTTGATAGGGTACTGTGTTGACGGTGATCAACGCTTGCTCGTTTATGAATATATGCCATTGGGATCACTAGAAGACCATCTGCACG ACCTTCCACCCAATAAAGAACCTCTAGATTGGACAACACGGATGAAGATAGCTGCGGGTGCAGCTGCTGGTTTGGAATACCTACATGATAAGGCAAATCCACCAGTTATTTACCGAGATATTAAGCCATCAAACATTCTTCTTTCTGAAGGGTATCATGCGAAGTTGTCTGACTTTGGACTTGCTAAACTTGGTCCTGTGGGTGATAAGACTCATGTGACAACCCGTGTCATGGGGACCTATGGCTATTGTGCTCCTGAGTACGCTGCGACTGGACAGCTAACGGTTAAGTCTGACATCTATAGTTTTGGTGTGGTGTTCCTCGAGCTAATTACAGGACGAAGGGCACTCGATAGCAATCGGCCTCGTGAGGAACAGGACTTGGTCTCATGG GCCCGTCCATTGTTCAAAGACCAAAGGAAATTTCCAAAGATGGCTGATCCTTTGCTGCGTGGCCGCTTTCCAAAGAGGGGTTTGTACCAGGCCTTGGCTATTGCAGCGATGTGTTTGCAGGAGAAGTCAAGGAATCGCCCTCTGATTAGGGAAGTTGCTGCCGCTCTCTCCTATTTGTCATCACAAACATACGATGGGAATGACGCTGCTGTTCGTCGTTACCTTGATGGCCCTTCGACATCAAAAGTGTCAGACGATCAGGTTAACCAAGATGATGCTTTGGCTAGTCAACATGGAGCTCAAACATGGATGCATGACCGTATGAATGACCTTGTTCCAGAAGGAAAAGAACATTGCAGGAGTGGCTCCAATCGTGGAGTACGAGGCAGGGTTGTTCCAAACGGTGTCGACCGAGACCGTGCACTTGCAGACGCGAATGTCTGGGCCGAGGCTTGGAGACGCCACGAGAAGGCAAGCAAAGTGCGTGTAACCGATGAAATCCTCGGATAG
- the LOC123069585 gene encoding serine/threonine-protein kinase RUNKEL — protein MNNFHVYEAIGRGKHSTVYKGRKKKTIEYFAVKSVDKSQRSKVLNEVRMLHSLDHANVLKFYSWYETSAHFWLVLEYCVGGDLKGLLEQDKKLPESAMHDLAYDLVKALVFLHSQGIIYCDLKPSNILLDEFGCMKLCDFGLARRLKDIEKTDPGDVPQPMRGTPCYMAPELFQEGGVHSYASDFWALGCVLYECYVGRPPFVGREFTQLVKSILSEPAPPLPDNSSRSFQNLINCLLMKDPAERLQWSELCAHNFWRNSMPMIPLPPQPAFDNMVGLPTTPYLAERNGDKPSRQLTPPKTREHLRKKDENSAKVFTTPVKNVLTGKRNNAKPCKADGLKGVNVLRMSRIAKKNLQREKDKENYRRPPTETDENEAEVKIENNDMELDFGENPEGDAPDDNDGSDNAGSTADEKHTTEGTDGNEENCINQVDMLTDECSVKPDTMLKAEQNCSENPDVVATPPSFCMRKARPKITSGAATGSEPSNIFEAFWHPTDLAVKPVMPSKKGDKATETVTVLPFEALPAADYIRLPREQMNAFHSQIIQSLSGSFQVSEKQNIIRYLELLSMNSDAANIITNGPIMLLLIKMLRLSKTSVLRVQVASLMGLLIRYSTILDAELASSGIVNALSDGLRDRHDKLRRFCMATLGELLFYISTQSDQDSKESNAQESPMKDNKAGSLWQVPSSVIALVSSILRKGEDDLAQLYALRTIDNICSQGTDWTSRFASQDVIGHLCYIYKATGKQENTRLIAISCLSRLARFSSSCTHLILEKLTFKDIACTLLKGNPREQQISLNLLNSALGNSHIIPNMSRYILSLTEEKQLVPGLISLIEQGTDILRGKALLFVALLCKNSRRWLPQFFCNAKLLSAVDRLGKEKDGFIHQCTEAFVQLVASLVPGILDTVSSDIQQVMGGKRHGPITALTGRAHPKSTIHLFPVILHLLGSVSFNHRVVTSQVLLQLANLMKILETPFQARDDFQMTLLRVLEAATEEPSVILREHTIFTSRFLPSLSILYKGNKDCDARFLCLKILSDVMIVIFSDSSLTADEQCLADLKTISHKYFLPMYPSFAEDEDPIPMYAQKLLVMLMEHDCVKVSDILNEATVSQCFEFLLGDLSNANVSNVKLCFALASAPDMDSNILSQLQVVRRIGNLLEFVTAKDMDDFLEPTLELCRAFIIRGTGSNRSIVLTKEPALLVDSAFSMSIAVDQQSCIIDICDLGGSMGIFLEVVGNSDPQISDLASDCVVLLLKAAPREATMGLLTNLPKLSALVDSLKHGAPLPLTRLLYSLAFSCRQYLTQGMILSISVPALMRVEALVSSFKGSQDSCLADAASCVGAELQRLPRCG, from the exons ATGAACAACTTCCACGTCTACGAGGCCATTGGCCGCGGCAAGCACTCG ACTGTCTACAAAGGGCGGAAGAAGAAAACCATCGAGTACTTCGCCGTCAAGAGCGTCGACAAGTCGCAGCGCTCCAAGGTCCTCAACGAG GTCCGGATGCTTCATTCTTTAGATCACGCTAATGTCCTCAAATTTTACTCTTG GTATGAAACTTCAGCACATTTTTGGCTGGTACTGGAATATTGTGTTGGCGGAGACCTCAAGGGCTTGCTCGAGCAG GATAAGAAGCTGCCTGAAAGTGCCATGCATGACCTGGCTTACGATCTTGTCAAAGCCCTCGT GTTCTTGCATTCACAAGGAATTATATATTGTGATCTGAAGCCATCTAACATCCTACTTGATGAGTTTGGATGCATGAAG CTGTGTGATTTTGGATTAGCAAGACGTTTAAAGGACATCGAGAAGACCGACCCTGGAGAT GTGCCACAACCTATGAGGGGGACACCATGTTACATGGCTCCTGAGTTGTTCCAAGAGGGAGGGGTCCACTCATATGCTTCTGATTTCTGGGCTCTTGGTTGTGTGCTATACGAATGCTATGTAGGAAGACCTCCTTTCGTGGGCCGTGAATTTACCCAGTTAGTCAAATCCATACTTTCAGAGCCTGCACCACCTTTACCTGATAACTCGTCAAGGTCTTTCCAGAATCTGATCAACTGCTTACTCATGAAAGACCCAGCTGAAAGACTACAGTGGTCTGAACTATGTGCACACAACTTCTGGAGAAACAGTATGCCAATGATTCCGCTACCTCCTCAACCTGCCTTTGACAACATGGTTGGACTTCCCACTACACCATATCTAGCTGAGCGAAATGGGGATAAACCGTCCAGACAGCTGACGCCACCCAAGACTCGTGAACACCTACGCAAGAAAGATGAAAATTCTGCCAAGGTGTTCACGACCCCTGTTAAGAATGTGCTAACTGGTAAGAGAAATAATGCAAAACCTTGTAAGGCTGATGGTTTGAAGGGTGTAAATGTCCTTAGAATGTCTCGCATAGCTAAGAAAAATTTGCAAAGGGAAAAAGACAAGGAGAACTACAGGCGTCCTCCCACAGAAACAGATGAAAATGAGGCTGAAGTTAAGATAGAAAATAATGACATGGAGCTTGATTTTGGTGAAAATCCAGAAGGCGATGCACCTGATGATAATGATGGATCAGATAATGCTGGATCCACAGCAGATGAAAAGCATACGACCGAAGGAACTGATGGAAATGAAGAGAACTGCATAAATCAGGTGGATATGCTCACGGATGAGTGTTCTGTTAAGCCTGATACCATGTTGAAAGCTGAGCAGAACTGCTCAGAGAATCCTGATGTGGTGGCCACTCCACCTAGTTTCTGTATGAGGAAAGCACGTCCGAAGATAACTTCTGGTGCTGCAACGGGTTCTGAGCCGTCTAACATCTTTGAAGCATTCTGGCATCCAACAGATCTTGCTGTTAAACCAGTTATGCCCAGTAAAAAAGGAGATAAGGCTACCGAGACTGTCACTGTGCTTCCTTTTGAAGCTCTCCCTGCTGCTGATTACATCAGGTTACCACGAGAACAGATGAATGCATTCCATAGCCAGATAATTCAGAGTTTGAGTGGATCTTTTCAGGTTTCAGAAAAACAGAATATCATCAGATACCTGGAGTTGTTAAGCATGAACTCTGATGCTGCAAATATAATCACTAATGGCCCAATTATGTTATTGCTTATAAAAATGCTTCGACTATCAAAAACTTCAGTCTTGCGTGTCCAGGTTGCTTCACTAATGGGACTGTTGATACGCTACTCCACTATCCTTGATGCAGAGCTAGCTAGTTCAGGAATTGTTAATGCCTTGTCAGATGGCTTAAGGGACCGGCATGATAAACTGAGGAGATTCTGTATGGCAACACTTGGAGAATTACTGTTCTACATATCAACTCAATCTGATCAGGATAGCAAAGAAAGCAATGCCCAAGAATCTCCTATGAAGGACAACAAAGCTGGTTCTTTGTGGCAG GTCCCTAGTTCTGTAATCGCACTGGTGTCATCTATCTTGCGTAAAGGGGAAGACGATCTAGCCCAGCTTTATGCCTTACGGACAATTGATAATATATGTAGCCAAGGAACAGATTGGACATCACGGTTTGCTTCCCAAGATGTAATTGGTCACCTTTGCTACATCTATAAAGCAACTGGGAAGCAGGAGAATACAAGGCTTATTGCAATTTCTTGTTTGAGCCGCCTAGCTCGATTCAGTTCGTCATGTACTCATTTAATACTGGAGAAGCTAACATTTAAGGATATTGCATGCACACTCCTCAAGGGCAATCCACGTGAGCAACAGATAAGTCTGAATCTTCTGAACTCGGCATTAGGGAACAGTCATATCATACCAAATATGAGCCGCTATATTCTGTCATTAACCGAGGAGAAACAGTTGGTCCCTGGACTTATTTCTCTGATAGAACAGGGAACTGACATTCTGCGTGGGAAAGCCCTTCTATTTGTTGCTCTTCTTTGCAAGAACAGTCGAAGGTGGCTTCCACAATTCTTTTGCAATGCAAAGCTACTATCAGCAGTCGATAGATTGGGAAAGGAGAAGGATGGTTTCATTCATCAATGTACAGAAGCATTTGTTCAGTTAGTTGCTTCGTTGGTCCCAGGCATTCTTGACACTGTATCCAGTGATATACAGCAGGTCATGGGTGGCAAACGTCATGGACCTATTACTGCTTTAACTGGACGTGCTCATCCAAAGAGCACAATTCATTTGTTCCCTGTCATCCTTCATCTTCTTGGGAGTGTATCCTTCAATCACAGAGTTGTGACAAGTCAAGTATTGCTCCAGTTGGCTAATCTTATGAAGATATTGGAGACACCATTTCAG GCTCGGGATGATTTCCAAATGACATTGCTGAGGGTTCTTGAGGCAGCTACGGAGGAGCCTTCTGTTATACTTAGGGAACACACAATATTCACAAGTCGATTCCTTCCAAGCTTATCCATCTTATACAAGGGCAATAAAGATTGTGATGCCAGATTCCTGTGTTTGAAGATACTGTCTGATGTGATGATTGTGATCTTCAGTGATTCTTCATTGACTGCAGACGAACAATGTTTAGCTGACCTGAAAACAATCTCTCACAAATATTTTCTCCCAATGTACCCTTCATTTGCAGAGGATGAAGATCCAATACCTATGTATGCACAGAAACTTCTAGTAATGCTGATGGAACATGATTGTGTTAAGGTATCTGATATCCTGAATGAAGCGACAGTATCCCAGTGCTTTGAATTCTTGCTTGGAGATCTTTCAAATGCAAACGTAAGCAATGTCAAGCTTTGTTTTGCTCTGGCATCTGCTCCCGACATGGACTCCAATATCCTTTCGCAGCTTCAAGTTGTCAGAAGAATAGGGAATCTACTTGAGTTTGTGACTGCCAAAGATATGGATGATTTCCTGGAACCAACCTTGGAACTCTGCAGAGCTTTCATCATCCGTGGCACCGGCAGCAACAGAAGTATCGTCCTCACCAAAGAACCTGCGCTCCTTGTTGATAGCGCCTTCAGCATGAGCATTGCTGTTGATCAACAATCTTGCATCATTGACATATGCGACCTTGGTGGCAGTATGGGTATATTTCTGGAGGTGGTTGGAAATTCAGATCCACAGATAAGCGATTTGGCGTCAGATTGCGTGGTGTTGCTACTCAAGGCAGCACCTCGAGAGGCCACAATGGGCTTACTGACAAATCTTCCTAAATTGAGCGCGCTTGTGGACTCGTTGAAGCATGGCGCCCCCCTGCCGCTGACTCGCCTGCTATACAGCCTAGCATTCTCTTGTAGGCAGTACCTAACCCAAGGAATGATACTCTCAATATCAGTGCCAGCTCTGATGCGAGTAGAAGCGCTTGTCTCGTCTTTCAAGGGCTCACAGGATAGCTGCCTTGCTGATGCTGCTTCGTGTGTGGGTGCTGAACTGCAGCGCCTACCTCGCTGTGGTTGA